A DNA window from Rubripirellula tenax contains the following coding sequences:
- a CDS encoding hemolysin family protein produces the protein MTRISVFLCLSAFFLAFAGNSALASGVGAPSASPAVSAAFQTYDTNGDGQIEGAEFSAMPEAFRALDQTGDGLLSSEDMGSSGGSYDPTDLFLCVVFALIALLFSSLCSVAEAVLLSISPSYVANLEKEGKPSAAKIKSVKSNVDRSLAAILTLNTIAHTIGSGGAGAYAAKYWGDGAVGIAMIVLTLLILFVSEIIPKTIGALYWRALAPISASFIKFLNFILYPFIFVSELITKWLAGGHSHHGFNRDEFTAMAGIGAEGGHLDEKESRILQNLFRFPDLCVEDIMTPSTVVFALQENMTAHEVLQKHEKLHFSRIPIYSESRDHITGFILKNELLMDDIRNDGKTELKDFTKRELHAVLDKTRLSTVLEKLLDNREHILMVVDEHGGLEGVVTLEDVVETLVGIEIVDESDRDVDMRKVARTKWGQRMKTRGIDVSKITTKETPDQ, from the coding sequence ATGACCCGCATTTCTGTTTTTCTTTGCCTATCCGCCTTCTTTCTTGCTTTCGCTGGGAACTCAGCATTGGCGTCCGGCGTGGGAGCTCCCTCGGCGTCGCCTGCAGTCAGCGCCGCGTTTCAAACGTACGACACCAATGGCGACGGACAAATCGAGGGTGCCGAATTCAGTGCGATGCCCGAGGCATTTCGGGCTCTTGATCAGACCGGTGACGGGCTGCTTTCCAGTGAAGATATGGGTAGCAGTGGTGGCAGTTACGACCCTACGGATCTGTTCCTTTGCGTAGTGTTCGCGTTGATTGCGTTGCTGTTTTCTTCGTTATGCTCGGTGGCAGAAGCGGTATTGCTCAGTATTTCGCCGTCGTATGTCGCCAACCTGGAAAAAGAAGGCAAGCCCAGCGCTGCGAAAATCAAGAGCGTGAAGTCCAACGTCGATCGATCACTGGCCGCGATCCTGACATTGAACACGATCGCGCACACCATCGGTTCCGGCGGGGCAGGAGCTTATGCGGCGAAGTACTGGGGTGACGGTGCGGTTGGCATCGCGATGATCGTTCTGACGCTGCTGATCCTGTTTGTGTCAGAGATTATCCCCAAGACAATCGGTGCACTCTACTGGCGAGCACTCGCGCCGATCTCAGCGAGTTTTATCAAGTTCCTGAACTTCATTTTGTATCCATTCATCTTTGTGTCGGAGCTGATCACGAAATGGTTGGCCGGCGGTCACAGTCACCACGGTTTTAATCGGGACGAGTTCACCGCGATGGCAGGCATCGGTGCCGAAGGCGGGCACCTGGACGAAAAGGAGTCGCGGATTCTGCAAAATCTGTTTCGCTTTCCCGATTTGTGCGTGGAAGACATCATGACACCCAGCACCGTCGTGTTCGCGCTGCAGGAAAACATGACCGCCCACGAAGTGTTGCAAAAGCATGAGAAACTTCACTTCTCAAGAATCCCGATCTATTCCGAAAGTCGTGACCATATCACCGGCTTCATTTTGAAGAACGAGTTGTTGATGGACGACATTCGCAACGACGGCAAAACCGAACTGAAAGACTTCACAAAACGAGAACTCCATGCGGTCCTGGACAAGACACGCTTAAGCACGGTGCTGGAGAAACTGCTGGATAATCGGGAACACATCCTGATGGTCGTCGATGAGCACGGCGGACTGGAGGGCGTCGTGACGCTGGAAGACGTCGTCGAAACCCTGGTCGGAATCGAGATCGTTGACGAGTCAGACAGGGATGTCGACATGCGAAAAGTTGCTCGCACCAAATGGGGGCAGCGCATGAAAACCCGCGGCATCGACGTCAGCAAGATCACCACAAAAGAAACGCCCGATCAGTAG